One Coregonus clupeaformis isolate EN_2021a chromosome 21, ASM2061545v1, whole genome shotgun sequence DNA window includes the following coding sequences:
- the LOC123481568 gene encoding extensin-like, producing the protein MRRMHLSICIHPQVEKKRFNLSGTLNSPPCASTHCHTYGWCYTHLPPGGFLLLIPTTFLQGASSCSSPLPSSRGLPPAQPHYRPPEGFLLLIPTTFLQGASSCSSPLPSSRGLPPAHPHFLPPGGFLLLIPTTFLQGASSCSSPLPSSRGLPPGHPHNLPPGGFLLVIPTTLLQGASSWSSPLLSSRRLPPCHPHYLPPGGFLLVIPTTFLQGTSSWSSPLPSYRGLSPGHPHYLPPGGFLLVIPTTFLQGASSCSSPLPSSRGFLLLNPTTVLQGASSWGLPPAHPHYLPPGGFLLLIPTTFLQGASSWLSPLPSSRGFPPAHPHYLPPGGFLLLIPTTFLQGASSCSSPLPSSRGFLLLIPTTFLQGASSCSSPLPSSRGLPPGHPHYLTPGGFLLVIPTTVLQEASSWSSPLPSSRGLPPGHPHYLPPGGFLLVIPTNIFQGASSWSSPLPSSRGLPPGHPHYLPPGGFLLVIPTTFLQGASSCSSPLPSSRGFLLLNPTTVLQGASSWSSPRPSSRRLPPGHPHTPSSRGLPPGHPHYLPPGGFLLVIPTTFLQGASSRSSPLTSSRGLPPGHPHYLPTGGFLLLIPTTFLQGASSWSSPLPSSRGFLLVIPTTFLQGLPPAHPHYLPPGGFLLVIPTTFLQGASSWSSPLPSSRGLPPGHPHYLPPGGFLLVIPTTFLQGASSWSSPLTSSRGLPPGHPHYLPPGGFLLVIPTTFLQGASSWSSPLPSSRGLPPVHPHYLPPGASSWSSSLPSSRCLPPGHPHYLPPGASSWSSSLPSSRGLPPGHPHYRPPGGFLLVILTTFLQGASSWSSPLPSSRRLPPGHPHYLPPGGFLLVIPTTVLQEASSWSSPIPSSRGLPPGHPHYPPPEGFLLVILTTFLQGASSWSSPLPSSRGLPSGHPHYLPPGGRGELPPQGLLLLGLFG; encoded by the exons atgcgACGCATGCATCTATCTATCTGTATCCATCCCCAGGTAGAGAAGAAGCGTTTTAACCTGTCTGGGACTCTGAACAGTCCTCCCTGTGCCTCCACACACTGCCACACCTACGGGTGGTGCTACACACACCTTCCTCCAGGGGGCTTCCTCCTGCTCATCCCCACTACCTTCCTCCAGGGGGCTTCCTCCTGCTCATCCCCACTACCTTCCTCCAGGGGGCTTCCTCCTGCTCAACCCCACTACCGTCCTCCAGAGGGTTTCCTCCTGCTCATCCCCACTACCTTCCTCCAGGGGGCTTCCTCCTGCTCATCCCCACTACCTTCCTCCAGGGGGCTTCCTCCTGCTCATCCCCACTTCCTTCCTCCAGGGGGCTTCCTCCTGCTCATCCCCACTACCTTCCTCCAGGGGGCTTCCTCCTGCTCATCCCCACTACCTTCCTCCAGGGGGCTTCCTCCTGGTCATCCCCACAACCTTCCTCCAGGGGGCTTCCTCCTGGTCATCCCCACTACCTTACTCCAGGGGGCTTCCTCCTGGTCATCCCCACTACTGTCCTCCAGGAGGCTTCCTCCTTGTCATCCCCACTACCTTCCTCCAGGGGGCTTCCTCCTGGTCATCCCCACTACCTTCCTCCAGGGGACTTCCTCCTGGTCATCCCCACTACCTTCCTACAGGGGGCTTTCTCCTGGTCATCCCCACTACCTTCCTCCAGGGGGCTTCCTCCTGGTCATCCCCACTACCTTCCTCCAGGGGGCTTCCTCCTGTTCATCCCCACTACCTTCCTCCAGGGGCTTCCTCCTGCTCAACCCCACTACCGTCCTCCAGGGGGCTTCCTCCTG GGGGCTTCCTCCTGCTCATCCCCACTACCTTCCTCCAGGGGGCTTCCTCCTGCTCATCCCCACTACCTTCCTCCAGGGGGCTTCCTCCTGGTTATCCCCACTACCTTCCTCCAGGGGGTTTCCTCCTGCTCATCCCCACTACCTTCCTCCAGGGGGCTTCCTCCTGCTCATCCCCACTACCTTCCTCCAGGGGGCTTCCTCCTGCTCATCCCCACTTCCTTCCTCCAGGGGCTTCCTCCTGCTCATCCCCACTACCTTCCTCCAGGGGGCTTCCTCCTGCTCATCCCCACTACCTTCCTCCAGGGGGCTTCCTCCTGGTCATCCCCACTACCTTACTCCAGGGGGCTTCCTCCTGGTCATCCCCACTACTGTCCTCCAGGAGGCTTCCTCCTGGTCATCCCCACTACCTTCCTCCAGGGGGCTTCCTCCTGGTCATCCCCACTACCTTCCTCCAGGGGGCTTCCTCCTGGTCATCCCCACTAACATCTTCCAGGGGGCTTCCTCCTGGTCATCCCCACTACCTTCCTCCAGGGGGCTTCCTCCTGGTCATCCCCACTACCTTCCTCCAGGGGGCTTCCTCCTGGTCATCCCCACTACCTTCCTCCAGGGGGCTTCCTCCTGTTCATCCCCACTACCTTCCTCCAGGGGCTTCCTCCTGCTCAACCCCACTACCGTCCTCCAGGGGGCTTCCTCCTGGTCATCCCCACGACCGTCCTCCAGGAGGCTTCCTCCTGGTCATCCACACACACCTTCCTCCAGGGGGCTTCCTCCTGGTCATCCCCACTACCTTCCTCCAGGGGGCTTCCTCCTGGTCATCCCCACTACCTTCCTCCAGGGGGCTTCCTCCAGGTCATCCCCACTAACATCCTCCAGGGGGCTTCCTCCTGGTCATCCCCACTACCTTCCTACAGGGGGCTTCCTCCTGCTCATCCCCACTACCTTCCTCCAGGGGGCTTCCTCCTGGTCATCCCCACTACCTTCCTCCAGGGGCTTCCTCCTGGTCATCCCCACTACCTTCCTACAGGGGCTTCCTCCTGCTCATCCCCACTACCTTCCTCCAGGGGGCTTCCTCCTGGTCATCCCCACTACCTTCCTCCAGGGGGCTTCCTCCTGGTCATCCCCACTACCTTCCTCCAGGGGGCTTCCTCCTGGTCATCCCCACTACCTTCCTCCAGGGGGCTTCCTCCTGGTCATCCCCACTACCTTCCTCCAGGGGGCTTCCTCCTGGTCATCCCCACTAACATCCTCCAGGGGGCTTCCTCCTGGTCATCCCCACTACCTTCCTCCAGGGGGCTTCCTCCTGGTCATCCCCACTACCTTCCTCCAGGGGGCTTCCTCCTGGTCATCCCCACTACCTTCCTCCAGGGGGCTTCCTCCTGTTCATCCCCACTACCTTCCTCCAGGGGCTTCCTCCTGGTCATCCTCACTACCTTCCTCCAGGTGCCTTCCTCCTGGTCATCCTCACTACCTTCCTCCAGGGGCTTCCTCCTGGTCATCCTCACTACCTTCCTCCAGGGGGCTTCCTCCTGGTCATCCCCACTACCGTCCTCCAGGGGGCTTCCTCCTGGTCATCCTCACTACCTTCCTCCAGGGGGCTTCCTCCTGGTCATCCCCACTACCGTCCTCCAGGAGGCTTCCTCCTGGTCATCCCCACTACCTTCCTCCAGGGGGCTTCCTCCTGGTCATCCCCACTACCGTCCTCCAGGAGGCTTCCTCCTGGTCATCCCCAATACCGTCCTCCAGGGGGCTTCCTCCTGGTCATCCCCACTACCCTCCTCCAGAGGGCTTCCTCCTGGTCATCCTCACTACCTTCCTCCAGGGGGCTTCCTCCTGGTCATCCCCACTACCCTCCTCCAGAGGGCTTCCTTCTGGTCATCCTCACTACCTTCCTCCAGGGGGCCGAGGGGAGCTTCCTCCTCAGGGTCTTCTCCTCCTTGGTTTATTTGGATAG